The Venturia canescens isolate UGA chromosome 4, ASM1945775v1, whole genome shotgun sequence genomic interval TCCTCACGGTCCTCGCCAAAGTTTTTCCCGATCAGGGCTCTTGTCTGGTGGGCTCGGGGATCGTGAGTCTCCTGGAGAACGAGAACAACGTCGAGGTTGATAAAATCGTAAGCACGATTATAAATGGCTCGTCGAAACGGAAAAGCATTAACAGCGGAGTGACGAAAATCGATGAGCTcgaagaaatggaaaaaaggttATCGACCACTCAGAATCCCGAAGAACTGTACCGTGTGGACGGTGAAGAAATTCGGGTTGACGACAACATCGAATACGTCGATAGCCAGTCCGGCTATGCTTGTAAATTGTGCCGTAAAATGTACGAACGTCGAGACAAATGTACGGTACACGTTAAAACTCATCTTGGCATAAAACAATACGCTTGTACTTTATGCTGCGCCAAATTTGTTTGTAAATCGGATGTCATGAAGCATATTAGATGTTCACACACAAATCCACGACCCATGCAATGTCCCAAGTGCCCGAAACGCTTCCGTTCGAAATTCGACTTGACCGAGCACGACAACGTTCACAAAGGCGTAAAACCTTATCGTTGTAGCGATTGTTCTCAAAGTTATCATCACAAAGTATCGTTGCAGATGCACGTTAAATCACATCAACCCCCGCAGAATTTAGCTTGCGAATATTGTGGCAAAGTTTTTCCATTTCGTACTCGTTTACTTTCACACATTGGGAgtgttcatttgaaaaatcgtcgcaATTtccgatgtcgtttctgttaCAATTTGTACTCGAGTCTCGCCGTTCTAAACGATCACGTCAAATCTCGTCATGCCACCACTTACACTTGTGAAATATGCTCGAAAACTTTCAAGGTTGCTTCCAAATACAAAGCACACGTTTTGCAACATTCCAATCCAAAGCCTTTCGTTTGCAACGTTTGCAACAATCGTTACGCCTCCAAAGCCTTTTTGAATGAACATCTGCTCAAACACGAAGGTCTCCGAAAACATGTTTGCCAAAAATGCGGTGCGAGCTTCGCCCAAGCCAGCCATTTGGCCGCTCATCGCCATGTCCACGGCGAAAAAATTCACGTTTGCCCAGAATGCGGACGTAAATTTAATCGGCGAGACAATATGAAAGTACATAGAAAaagacactttgaaaaatcaggTAAAAACGATGGAAATGACATGAGCGACGGTAGCACAGTCGACAATAAtaccaatgaaaaataactatacttttttccaaattgCAAAAGCCCGTCAGTTGcggcgaaaaaaatttgattcattcatagaattttttttaaactcagTAATTATTGCCACAgtagaaaatgagaaaattgaggttgaaagtttttattgaaattacgaattccaatttgtatttttgatcagaaaatttttctactgaatcgaatcacaatttttttcggtgCAACCTTGAGAGGAACAAAAAAGGCCCACTTATTTCGTCCATTGACTGACGACGCATTCCCATTTCCCTTTCTATTCGACTTTGTTTTGACTCGCGGAAAAGGGACTGGGAAGTTTTGGTCAATTTGTGATTTTCTAGAGGTCTTCTTCCGAAGCCAAAAACCCAAACGTTTGACAAATAACGAAACTTGGAAAGTGGTCAAAGCTCGGTCCAGTGCCAATTGAGAATACCTTTTTCTATAAATTCCCAgtttacaaaaatatatattatataaaacAGCGTTCAATTGTTGAAAGTACGACCAGAGAGTCTTccaaacgagaaatcctcgttTAATATTTggttaaaaaatgataaatattttctataaaaCATTGAATTTTACACCAAAATGAGATCGTCTTATTCTCTAAAAATTTAAAACTTGTTCAAAAACAATTGCAAATCTTTTTatatcaaaatttataaatatttatatatactctacaaagaaaaataaacgtatATCGAAAACGGAATAAATCGTACTAAGAGTACAAAAGGAtagtatgaaaaagtatattttGTAAAGAATCTGACAGCTGATATTGACGCTTTATGCgtcgttaaaaaaacaaaaatgacaaTCAGAAAAATGTGCCTTCGAAGtgaaaaaggaaagagaaaatacTTATTTCGAGCCTCatccaaaaatgttatttacGAGAAATAGCCAGGGCCTACAATCACTGCTCCAATTCCTAATGTGATGTCGATAAATATGTATTCTTGAGAATGTGAAaaactcggagaaaaaaaatcaaatatgaaaattgaaagaacgATAAGAAACCGAGGTGTGTTCAATTTCGGTATCAATCTACACGACGCAATATAAGTCTTTACTCCAACTTTATTGATGATATAGACGCGacggagaaaataaaacagtAGTCTATATTTCTCTCGTTAGAAAATGCATGgaggataaattaaaaagaaaaataatgtgtGATTATGAATAAGTTAGTTTCCTAAGTGATGAATTAAGGGAAAAAACGTATAAGTGAGATCGGAGAGTGGAGGGAtaattaagattttttttcaacgacatGCTCATTTAAATATTCCAATGTTTACACGAATAAAGCTATgatatttttcgagaataatcatttttgttttctcttgcACCTTACCTTGTTTTGAAACTCAAAATTCGGGTCACACTTTAGATGTGAAGAAGTTCCTGTGTTTGCATGAATCAACCACTCAACTGcactttttattaacaaaaaacccagaaatttttcattacctCATTTCCTCCTGATTTTGTAGATAAGCGAAGCTGACGGATTGCCTCACAATGTCTGCATTAGATGTCTCGGAGCGTTGGAATTTTTGTGTGACTTCCACGAGCAATGTCACAAAACTCAGGAAAAATTGACAGCTGCGCAGGTGAAATCTTTAATTTTTCGCAACGACAATGTAGtagtgaataatttttttggctTTTGAGTAATAATTTGAAGCaataattttgagaaataatttgaatatttcgTCTAAACCTCAGAAATGCCAAGAAGCTCAGAAACGTCAAGAAACCGTACCTAAGCCACTGGACCCGGAATTGGATGAGGATTTTGACAAAGAAAATACTGCACCGACTCCCAAGTCTGGCatcaaaaggaaaaaatctatttatccGGAAGAGCAAAAAAATGGGCAAGTTGCCCATGTTGCAGTGGACAAGCGTCACAAGACTGCCGCCGAAGAGTCCGAAAAGTCGAGACCAGAAATAAAacggaatgaaaaagaaaaagaaaaagaaaatgaaatcaatgagatgaaaattgatgaaaatggaGCAACGCAGAAGGCTAAAAATCAGGAAAACAAAGAGAATGGGCAGGATGACGTGGCaaagaataaaattgacaaggacaaaacaaataaaaacaaagaaacCACGCCCAATGAAAATGTGGGCAAAACAAAAAAGGGTAAAGTTGAAGAGAAGAATCTTAACATTGAGgctccaaaaaaatcaaacaattCGAACAAAACGTCTTCTCCTTTTAAGAAGATAAATGCTTCAAAAACCTCAATAAAAACCGAATCCGCATTGAAAATTTCTccaagagaagagaaaaaaataacggaTTGGTTGAAGAAAGTTCCTCAAAGCGAAGTGCCAAATTTCACGGTTGAAAAATGTGATAAGTCTGTTGAAAAAACTTCCGTAACTGGTACAAAAACGATGTTGCAGAGCAGCGAACCGTCGGATATAACGGTGAAAGTGGAGAATGATGAGAATCTGGTAGAAGCTGCCATTTCAAAGGGAAAgatattgacaaaaaataaaattgtatggATACCAAATATGATTCAATTACCAGAGGGTTTGAGTCTGAAATCTACGAGGTTGGGAAAATTGCACGGAAATTCTCCGCCCAGGGGTGATGAAGCAGAAAAACAAAGTGTTTCTACGCCTTCTTGCAGCAGTGataagaaatttgaaaataagaaagaaagagcTTCGATGGAGCTAGCGAGGGAAAGCATGATGATGGAGAAACCGGATACGAAAATCGATGACGGTTCAAGTAAGCGACGAGAACCGCGGAGTGttgcaaaaaaattgagcatCATTGAATCGAGAGACGAAGAAGAATCTGCGGACGAAACGGACGACGATGGAAATACGAAATCAAAGAAATTCAGCAAAATCACAGACCTCATAACCGACGAACAAAAAGAAgcaattgagaaatattacaATTGTAATATGTCCGTGGTCGACGAAAGAAGAGTTATGGACCACGTCGTTTATCtcggtcgaaaaaaattcacctgCAAACTCTGCGACGCTTGTTACACTCGACAAGACAAATGCCAAGTTC includes:
- the LOC122409960 gene encoding zinc finger protein 39-like isoform X1; the encoded protein is MEMKLEEAQICRLCGECESIYIDVFGEEGTKRFLGVKIHTKINILISEADGLPHNVCIRCLGALEFLCDFHEQCHKTQEKLTAAQKCQEAQKRQETVPKPLDPELDEDFDKENTAPTPKSGIKRKKSIYPEEQKNGQVAHVAVDKRHKTAAEESEKSRPEIKRNEKEKEKENEINEMKIDENGATQKAKNQENKENGQDDVAKNKIDKDKTNKNKETTPNENVGKTKKGKVEEKNLNIEAPKKSNNSNKTSSPFKKINASKTSIKTESALKISPREEKKITDWLKKVPQSEVPNFTVEKCDKSVEKTSVTGTKTMLQSSEPSDITVKVENDENLVEAAISKGKILTKNKIVWIPNMIQLPEGLSLKSTRLGKLHGNSPPRGDEAEKQSVSTPSCSSDKKFENKKERASMELARESMMMEKPDTKIDDGSSKRREPRSVAKKLSIIESRDEEESADETDDDGNTKSKKFSKITDLITDEQKEAIEKYYNCNMSVVDERRVMDHVVYLGRKKFTCKLCDACYTRQDKCQVHIWGHLDMKPYRCNACDFSTVTVSNIRCHVRKSHLKIKPFACEICEKRYVTSFLLEEHLNTHTGLRPYACDVCEFTSASRQVLSYHKTTHKPVKDVTCNVCGKEFFSKNRLRAHLIIHNKDKAANMCKFCSIYLCNNEALQKHYANVHNRDYECDVCGKRCKSKKALNNHQNVHSAAKYKCTLCSNVYKSSHILKEHLLKHEGIRKYKCNVCQKDFAQQSHLAAHMAVHSDKRFLCPGCKRPFNRHDNMKMHTKRCEAFLANPGLATLLTIRRSQSKNLTKDTDKEGGVEKTVLSTVPTNTKTDVQINEERAIMNVPKTKDEYRESFTTVVVENTIPCT
- the LOC122409960 gene encoding zinc finger protein 184-like isoform X2 — protein: MEMKLEEAQICRLCGECESIYIDVFGEEGTKRFLGVKIHTKINILIDETDPLPKAICVQCLGKLEFVCDFQEECLRTQQVLRERYNLPALTDVEELKIEDSAIPAGTSTNNNSTDKNLNPPLENEVEITTTTYEKSATPIGAENHQTKAKKKLRARRRSISQSENEKPDSERENVREPNTENVNKRWLRSRNSTASSTATTTTTTTTNSTSGTLTSVDCAKTVTASITRRLRSQNDSLEKSKEVVENTTKESTSPSSKSLSGESMIQIPTSALNKVLTVVSSSPDMEVSVKESTNRQGDIEDISFTLELRRKKQDTEFLTVLAKVFPDQGSCLVGSGIVSLLENENNVEVDKIVSTIINGSSKRKSINSGVTKIDELEEMEKRLSTTQNPEELYRVDGEEIRVDDNIEYVDSQSGYACKLCRKMYERRDKCTVHVKTHLGIKQYACTLCCAKFVCKSDVMKHIRCSHTNPRPMQCPKCPKRFRSKFDLTEHDNVHKGVKPYRCSDCSQSYHHKVSLQMHVKSHQPPQNLACEYCGKVFPFRTRLLSHIGSVHLKNRRNFRCRFCYNLYSSLAVLNDHVKSRHATTYTCEICSKTFKVASKYKAHVLQHSNPKPFVCNVCNNRYASKAFLNEHLLKHEGLRKHVCQKCGASFAQASHLAAHRHVHGEKIHVCPECGRKFNRRDNMKVHRKRHFEKSGKNDGNDMSDGSTVDNNTNEK